Proteins found in one Ptychodera flava strain L36383 chromosome 3, AS_Pfla_20210202, whole genome shotgun sequence genomic segment:
- the LOC139130264 gene encoding uncharacterized protein produces the protein MVSKALIVSERWGPSIHGGMTDALHVVIRLLQNMRISVHCTAVQATKEEEEEAKKLGVTLELPTKEGLFQFREPNGDWLLCPNEYYPKLEELTNVKFVFGFSAFTSIPTFKILSKVFPKASCYLINLFDKDDITPLIVGCSKEELEFRKRIMSDEFKNAKCSFSVGESVHAEYSRLYHSTNQQLLSPIINEEYLVPPRSDKPPILKREKFKIISVVQKYELEDPQKLDVVIKAVNEAAELIYMFNKTPSVWKIIGIPPSKEKEVEEKLTRSSKLKITPKIVTSTEELNSELMSSHLVLIPPSTTSYGNLTLAAMCAAIPVVYPEGSHSDEIVSKHIDKLEATECAVDMDEDPKDLKARIVSVITKYPTAFQRAEIIRDHIKEKVAQDLRDSNGSFVASITADMQSTSPHGDDQDTETQSTVEHKGNGAKISDDDNKSKVSDRKDETEAEEAEVNTGKAGKTAADVDKSRESDRKDKTEKEEGVVNKGDSISDDDDDDD, from the exons ATGGTTAGTAAAGCATTGATCGTCAGTGAACGATGGGGACCATCAATTCATGGAGGAATGACTGACGCTCTTCATGTAGTGATCAGACTACTGCAGAACATGAGAATATCTGTCCACTGCACCGCTGTACAAGCAAcaaaagaagaggaagaagaggcaAAAAAGCTTGGAGTGACTCTTGAACTGCCAACAAAGGAGGGCTTATTCCAATTCAGAGAGCCAAATGGTGACTGGCTGCTGTGTCCTAATGAATACTATCCAAAATTAGAAGAATTGACAAATGTCAAATTTGTGTTTGGCTTCAGTGCTTTCACCTCAATACCAACCTTCAAAATCCTGAGTAAGGTGTTTCCAAAGGCATCTTGCTATCTGATCAATCTCTTtgataaagatgacatcacGCCTTTGATCGTAGGTTGCAGTAAAGAGGAACTGGAATTTCGAAAGCGAATCATGTCAGATGAATTTAAGAATGCAAAGTGTTCGTTTTCTGTAGGAGAAAGTGTCCACGCGGAATACAGCCGACTTTATCACAGCACCAATCAGCAGCTTCTTTCGCCGATAATAAACGAAGAATACTTAGTGCCTCCAAGATCAGATAAACCACCGATACTAAAACgcgaaaaattcaaaattatatcCGTTGTCCAGAAATACGAGTTGGAAGACCCCCAGAAACTTGATGTTGTTATCAAGGCGGTAAACGAGGCTGCTGAACTCATATATATGTTTAACAAAACTCCATCGGTATGGAAAATAATAGGAATACCACCAAGCAAGGAAAAGGAGGTAGAGGAGAAGCTGACACGCAGCTCAAAATTAAAGATCACGCCTAAAATCGTGACAAGTACTgaagaactgaacagtgaactgaTGTCATCTCATCTTGTATTAATTCCGCCATCTACGACAAGTTATGGTAACCTGACTCTGGCAGCTATGTGCGCAGCGATACCCGTAGTCTATCCTGAAGGGTCTCACAGTGATGAGATTGTCAGTAAACACATAGACAAGCTCGAAGCAACAGAATGTGCAGTAGATATGGATGAAGACCCAAAGgatttgaaagcccgaatagTGTCAGTCATAACGAAATACCCGACAGCATTTCAACGTGCAGAGATAATAAGAGATCACATAAAGGAAAAGGTAGCCCAGGATCTGCGGGATAGCAATGGAAGTTTTGTTGCCTCGATAACTGCCGATATGCAAAGCACCTCTCCACATGGGGACGATCAAGACACAGAAACTCAATCTACCGTTGAACACAAAG GCAATGGCGCGAAGATTTCAGATGACGACAACAAGTCAAAGGTCTCTGACAGAAAGGATGAAACTGAAGCGGAAGAGGCTGAAGTCAATACAG GCAAAGCCGGTAAGACTGCAGCTGATGTCGACAAGTCAAGGGAATCCGACAGAAAggataaaacagaaaaagaagAGGGTGTAGTCAATAAAG gggattcaatctccgatgatgacgatgatgatgattaa
- the LOC139130228 gene encoding uncharacterized protein → MRLHHIGENSISYIVDCQSLEALESLMDDYSSGSLHRMVKSTFLSESLLDEIGALYLSLGTSIDYEEYLQCQEELEGDDIHHLPIEVIEEMNEKMKSDILREQVDVTMRQHTTRRKATDRDILRAMSVEQERGRQTELDELMNEWIKIRTELQQLNASHCELVFDRREFVRNTGAIIDELDIPVGIKQELMIAFQKFLPLGPDKTASLIKSW, encoded by the exons ATGAGGTTGCATCATATAGGTGAAAACAGCATTTCCTATATCGTGGATTGCCAGTCATTGGAAGCCCTGGAGTCTTTGATGGATGACTATTCAAGTGGAAGTCTTCACAGGATGGTGAAGAGTACATTCCTGTCTGAGAGTCTGCTGGATGAAATTGGAGCCCTCTATCTGTCCTTAGGAACATCGATAGATTATGAAGAGTATCTGCAATGTCAGGAGGAATTGGAAG GTGACGACATACACCATCTGCCTATTGAAGTCATCGAAGAgatgaatgaaaaaatgaaatcggACATTCTGAGAGAACAGGTAGATGTTACAATGAGGCAACATACAACAAGGCGGAAGGCTACAGACAGAGATATCCTAAGAGCAATGTCAGTGGAACAAGAGAGAGGTAGACaaactgaacttgatgaactTATGAATGAATGGATCAAGATACGGACTGAATTACAACAGCTGAATGCCTCTCATTGTGAATTGGTTTTTGATCGACGAGAGTTCGTCCGAAACACAGGAGCCATAATCGATGAATTAGATATTCCTGTAGGAATAAAGCAAGAATTGATGATTGCTTTCCAGAAGTTCCTGCCTTTGGGTCCAGACAAGACCGCAAGCCTGATCAAAAGCTGGTGA